The genome window AGCGATAAAGAGATTAAAAAGGCGATAACGAGCTTTATATTTAACCTAAACGTGCCGGCTCGCTGGGGCCAGAGTCCGTTTACCAACGTAACGATCGACATCACCTGCCCGTCCGATCTGCGCGACCAGATACCTACGCGCGAGGATAGGCATATATTTAGCGATCTGGAGGACGCAGAGTTAGCGCAGGAGGCCGCTAAGCGCGGTTTTAACAAGCTAACCGATATGACCTACCGCGCCTTTGAACCCGAGATGAACCGCATCGACAAGGCGTTTTACGAGATTATGACCGAGGGCGACAAATGCTCGCAGCCATTTACTTTCCCGATACCTACTGTAAATATCACCGAGGATTTCGACTGGGATAGCGAGGTGGCGAAGGTGCTTTTTGAAAACACGGCAAAAATGGGCTCGAGCTATTTTCAAAATTTCGTCGGCAGCCAGTACACGACCGATGAAAACGGAAACCGCGTCGCAAACGATAAAGCCTATAAACCCGGCCACGTGCGTTCGATGTGCTGCCGCTTGCAGCTAGATTTACGCGAGCTGCTAAAGCGCGGCGGAGGGCTGTTCGGCAGTGCGGAGATGACCGGCAGCATCGGCGTCGTGACGCTAAATTTAGCTCGCCTAGGCTATCTGTATAAGGGCGATAAAAAGGGGCTCTACACCCGCCTTGAGTATCTGCTAAATTTAGCCAAATCCACGCTCGAAAAGAAGCGCGCCTTTATCCAAGAGATGTACGAGCGCGGCCTGTATCCGTATACTGCGCGCTATCTAAAGCACTTTAATAATCACTTTAGCACCATCGGCATCAACGGTATGAACGAGCTTTTGAGGAATTTCACGAACGATAAAGAAAACATAGCGACCGATTTCGGACGAGAGTTTGCGATCGAGATGATAGAGTTTTTGCGCGGTAAAATTCGCGAGTTTCAGGAGAGCACCGGCAACCTTTATAACCTCGAAGCCACGCCGGCCGAGGGCACTACGTATCGCTTTGCCAAAGAGGACAAAAAGCGCTATCCGGATATCATCCAGGCCGGTTTTGGCGAAAATATCTACTACACCAACTCGACGCAGCTGCCGGCAAATTTCACCGACGACGCGTTCGAGGCGCTCGATCTGCAAGACGAACTGCAAAGCTCCTACACCGGCGGCACGGTGCTGCACCTGTATATGAAGGAGCGCATCAGCTCGGCGCAGGCGTGCAAAGATCTCGTGCGCGGCGTGATAAACAACTACAAGCTGCCCTACATCACGATAACGCCGGTCTTTAGCGTCTGCGCCAAGCACGGCTACATCAGCGGTGAGCACGAATACTGCCCGAAATGCGACGAGGAGCTTTTGGCGGAGTTTAAGGCTGAAAATAGCGTAAAATAGGCTAAATTTGAGTGGCGAAGCTAGGCTTTACCGCTCAAATTTGACTTTGTATTTATGTATAAAATCAAAATTTAACTAAATTTGGCCCCGCCCGAGTAAAAATAAGCGGGGCAAATTTGATCATTTCTCGCCGAGCGCTTTACCTGCTCTCCGCGCTAGCTACTAAAATCAATCATTTCTCGCCAAGCGGCCAGTAAACGATCGGCTTAGCTCCGAGTCTTGCTTCGCCGTGATACATGCCGAGCTTGTCTTTCGTCCATGCAAAGCCCGTGTGTCCGTGCTTGTCGATCGAGATGATGCCGCCGCTACCGCCTAAAGCTTTGACCTCTTTTACCGCTTCTTCGGCGGCCTTTTGCACGTCGGAAGTTTTGTATTTATAAAGAGCCGAGACCTCGTGTGCGGCGTTTACGCGCATGTAGATGTCGCCAGTGCCGGTGCAAGAAACCGCCACCGAGTCGTTGTCGGCGTAGGTTCCCGAGCCTATTATCGGGCTATCGCCGATGCGGCCGGTCATTTTGTTGGTCATGCCGCCCGTGCTGGTAGCCGCGGCTAGGTTGCCGTTTTTATCCAGCGCGATCGCGCCCACGGTGCCAAGATACGGGCGCTCGTGTAAATTTAACGACGTCTTTTTTGCCTTTTCGCTATCAAGTAGCAGCTTTTGCTTCTCTTTAGCTTTTTGCAGCGCGTCGTATCTAAACTGCGTGAAAAAATACTTCTGATCGACCATCTCTAGGCCGTTTTCTTTGGCGAGTTTGTCGGCTCCCTCGCCTGCAACAAGCGTATGCCACGTCTTATCCATCACGAGCCTGGCGCCTAGGATCGGGTTTTTGATATGCCGCGCCATCGCGACTGCGCCCGCTTTTTTGGTCGAGCCGTCCATTATCGAGGCGTCAAGCTCGTTAAATCCGTCGGCTGTAAATACCGCGCCCTTGCCCGCGTTAAAATTCGGATCGTCCTCAAGCACCATAATGGCCGCCGTTACGGCATCCATCGCGGTGCCGCCTTTTTCAAGCACGGCTTGACCAGCCAAAAGCGCCTTTTTCATCGGTTCCTCGCGGATTTTAAATTCCTCTTTGGTTAGATCAAGTCCGCTGGTACCGCCGTGAATGACGATGACTGGAGAAAATTTCTCCTGCGCATTCGCAACCGTTAGCCCGAGCAGGGCCAAACTCGCCGCCATAAAAACGGCCTTTGAGAGTGAAAAGTGCTTCATGGAGTCTCCTTTGGGGTAAGATTTAAAATAATATTATAATTTTATCTCTTAAGAATAAGTTAAAGATTTTCTTGCCTAACTGATAACCTATATAAAATTTATGAAGTAATTTTGGCTATTTGTTTTTATCGCCAAATGCGAAATACCGTATACAGCTCGCCTTGCTGAGGCAAATTTACTCTAAATTTGTCTTAATCGTCAGCGTGATCTGTATCGGTGCTAGAGGCTGCAAATTTAAGTCCGCTAAGCGTTAAAATCGGCGCGGTATCTGAAATTATTGGCAAGACGATTAAGGTGTAGTTTGTGATAAGGCGCACGCGTCCTAGTCTATAGCATCAAATTTAGTTTACTCCAATTTTTTGCCCAGTATCGCTAGGCTCTCGAGCTTGCCGCCCATATCGCAGACTTCGGGTAGTTCGCCCCAGCGCGTAAAGCCGAATTTCGCAAACAAATTTAGGCTAGCGGCGTTGCTGGAAAATATCAGCGCGACGATGTTTTTGACGCCAAATTTGGGCGCGAGTTTAAGCATAAAATTTACTAGCCGTCCGCCCAGTCCTTTGCCGCGAGCGCCCGGTACGACGTAGACGCTGATCTCGGCCGTGATGCGGTAGCCCTCGCGCGGATGATAGTCGCCAAGTCTGCCCCAGGCTAAGATTTCGACCTTTTGGTTTGCGGCGTCTATCTTTTGCGCGCCGAAATTTTCGCCGTCTGAGTCAAATTTTCTCTCGCAATCAGCTTCGCCGTAATTTCCCTCGCAAAGCTCGCGTAGCACGTATATCGGGCGATTTGCCGCCTTGTGCGCGTCAAACCACGCTTCGCGCTCCTCTATGCCGACCGGATGCAGCGTGGCCGTGGCGTTTCGCTCTAAAACACTCGCGTTATAAATGCGCGTGATAGCGGCTAGATCAGCCTTGACGGCGCGCGAGATTTCGTATTTTGCGTCGGCGGGTTTTTCTTGCATCTTGAGGCCTTTTGTTAGATTTAGCCGATTTTACGTCAAATTTGATTAAAAATAGCAACTCGGACGTCAAATTTGAACTGAAAACAGGCCCGAATTTTAGTGCCGTAAAGGTGCGGGTCTAGCCGCAGCTAAAAGGCAAAATTTGCGTCCAAAGGCGAAATCGCCGCAAATTTGAGTTATAATCTCTTTTAAATTTAACCTTGGATAAAGATTTGAAAATAGCGTTTTTTGACTCGGGTATCGGCGGGCTGAGCGTGCTCGCCGAGGCTCTGCGGCGGTTT of Campylobacter showae contains these proteins:
- a CDS encoding ribonucleoside triphosphate reductase, whose product is MKFILKRDGTKQEYLPYKIQDAIKKAFESESKEYDDKVFLDVMGHVFDSEVLSVEDVQDYIEKALFNAGHFDVMKSFMLYRHTHKLQREQILGLNEDTTYINSTQTISEYINGTDWRILANSNTSYSNAGLINNTAGKVIANYWLDKVYSKEEGLAHRNGDYHIHDLDCLTGYCAGWSLRALLNEGFNGVRGRVESKAPKHFREALYQMANFLGILQSEWAGAQAFSSFDTYLAPYVFRDKLSDKEIKKAITSFIFNLNVPARWGQSPFTNVTIDITCPSDLRDQIPTREDRHIFSDLEDAELAQEAAKRGFNKLTDMTYRAFEPEMNRIDKAFYEIMTEGDKCSQPFTFPIPTVNITEDFDWDSEVAKVLFENTAKMGSSYFQNFVGSQYTTDENGNRVANDKAYKPGHVRSMCCRLQLDLRELLKRGGGLFGSAEMTGSIGVVTLNLARLGYLYKGDKKGLYTRLEYLLNLAKSTLEKKRAFIQEMYERGLYPYTARYLKHFNNHFSTIGINGMNELLRNFTNDKENIATDFGREFAIEMIEFLRGKIREFQESTGNLYNLEATPAEGTTYRFAKEDKKRYPDIIQAGFGENIYYTNSTQLPANFTDDAFEALDLQDELQSSYTGGTVLHLYMKERISSAQACKDLVRGVINNYKLPYITITPVFSVCAKHGYISGEHEYCPKCDEELLAEFKAENSVK
- a CDS encoding GNAT family N-acetyltransferase yields the protein MQEKPADAKYEISRAVKADLAAITRIYNASVLERNATATLHPVGIEEREAWFDAHKAANRPIYVLRELCEGNYGEADCERKFDSDGENFGAQKIDAANQKVEILAWGRLGDYHPREGYRITAEISVYVVPGARGKGLGGRLVNFMLKLAPKFGVKNIVALIFSSNAASLNLFAKFGFTRWGELPEVCDMGGKLESLAILGKKLE
- a CDS encoding isoaspartyl peptidase/L-asparaginase family protein; translated protein: MKHFSLSKAVFMAASLALLGLTVANAQEKFSPVIVIHGGTSGLDLTKEEFKIREEPMKKALLAGQAVLEKGGTAMDAVTAAIMVLEDDPNFNAGKGAVFTADGFNELDASIMDGSTKKAGAVAMARHIKNPILGARLVMDKTWHTLVAGEGADKLAKENGLEMVDQKYFFTQFRYDALQKAKEKQKLLLDSEKAKKTSLNLHERPYLGTVGAIALDKNGNLAAATSTGGMTNKMTGRIGDSPIIGSGTYADNDSVAVSCTGTGDIYMRVNAAHEVSALYKYKTSDVQKAAEEAVKEVKALGGSGGIISIDKHGHTGFAWTKDKLGMYHGEARLGAKPIVYWPLGEK